A single region of the Nocardioides ochotonae genome encodes:
- a CDS encoding acyl-CoA dehydrogenase — protein MSIGISEDHVELAASLRKWASSLGGCDLARAAESDEDAGFAEVWAAAQEMGITTIGLPESVGGGGGTVLDVAVALEACGHELLPGALLGPAVAALLLAPTEHAATLADGAVVGLALGEVLWDAPQATHVLLATPGDAWVLAPRDAVEVTLAAPGIDLTRRFGTVRLLDETRATPVPELTLERVRRAAVTLGAAEAAGLARWCLATAVDYAKVREQFGRKIGSFQAIKHLCAEMLEHAEALTSVAWDVANAAQSGDEAQWTYASDVAATIAFDAALEVAKSCIQVLGGIGFTFEHDAHFYFRRASALRALLGSGDAAAVRLASRAVAGERRVVEVDLDGRDEPLRPEARATAERIAALGEPERRAGLVDSGYLTPHWPTPYGLGADAVQQLVIDQELTRAGVERPDLVIAGWAVPTILEHGTDEQRARFVPPSLLGELVWCQLFSEPGAGSDLASLRTRAVKVDGGWRLTGQKVWTSGAQHADWGICLARTDPDAPQHRGITYFLVDMRNSPGIEVRPLREMTGDALFNEVFLDDVFVPDDCVVAQPGDGWRLARTTLANERVAMASSRLGKSTERAVELAAGGLSEAELVKVGRAVALATVCSLLGVRTVMRSLAGQGPGPESSVAKLLGVRSRQEGSELVVALQSDRLVVPDAQLRADVWEMLSTRCLSIAGGTTQILRNIAGERILGLPR, from the coding sequence ATGTCGATCGGGATCTCCGAGGACCACGTCGAGCTCGCAGCGTCGCTGCGCAAGTGGGCCTCGTCCCTGGGCGGGTGCGACCTCGCGCGCGCCGCCGAGAGCGACGAGGACGCCGGCTTCGCCGAGGTCTGGGCGGCCGCGCAGGAGATGGGCATCACCACGATCGGGCTGCCCGAGTCCGTCGGGGGTGGCGGCGGAACGGTTCTCGATGTCGCCGTCGCACTCGAGGCCTGCGGGCACGAGCTGCTTCCGGGCGCACTGCTCGGCCCGGCGGTGGCCGCCCTGCTGCTCGCGCCGACCGAGCACGCCGCGACCCTCGCCGACGGCGCGGTCGTCGGTCTCGCGCTCGGCGAGGTCCTGTGGGACGCCCCCCAGGCCACCCACGTGCTGCTGGCGACGCCCGGGGACGCCTGGGTGCTCGCGCCCCGCGACGCGGTCGAGGTGACCCTCGCCGCGCCCGGCATCGACCTGACCCGGCGCTTCGGGACCGTGCGCCTGCTCGACGAGACGCGGGCGACCCCGGTGCCCGAGCTGACCCTCGAGCGGGTCCGGCGCGCCGCGGTGACGCTCGGAGCCGCGGAGGCGGCCGGCCTCGCGCGCTGGTGCCTTGCGACGGCGGTGGACTACGCGAAGGTCCGTGAGCAGTTCGGTCGCAAGATCGGCAGCTTTCAGGCCATCAAGCACCTGTGCGCGGAGATGCTCGAGCACGCCGAGGCGCTCACCAGCGTCGCCTGGGACGTCGCGAACGCCGCGCAGTCCGGCGACGAGGCGCAGTGGACCTACGCCAGCGACGTCGCGGCCACCATCGCCTTCGACGCCGCCCTCGAGGTCGCCAAGTCCTGCATCCAGGTGCTCGGCGGCATCGGCTTCACCTTCGAGCACGACGCACACTTCTACTTCCGCCGCGCCAGCGCGCTGCGTGCCCTGCTCGGCTCCGGCGACGCGGCGGCGGTGCGGCTCGCGTCCCGCGCGGTCGCCGGCGAGCGCCGCGTGGTCGAGGTCGACCTCGACGGCCGCGACGAGCCGCTGCGCCCCGAGGCACGTGCCACCGCCGAGCGGATCGCCGCGCTCGGCGAGCCCGAGCGCCGGGCCGGGCTGGTCGACAGCGGCTACCTCACGCCGCACTGGCCCACGCCGTACGGGCTGGGGGCGGACGCCGTGCAGCAGTTGGTCATCGACCAGGAGCTCACCCGCGCCGGCGTCGAGCGCCCGGACCTGGTGATCGCCGGGTGGGCGGTCCCCACCATCCTCGAGCACGGCACCGACGAGCAGCGGGCCCGGTTCGTGCCGCCGTCCCTGCTCGGCGAGCTGGTGTGGTGCCAGCTCTTCTCCGAGCCGGGTGCCGGCTCCGACCTCGCCTCGCTGCGCACCCGCGCCGTGAAGGTGGACGGCGGCTGGCGGCTCACCGGACAGAAGGTGTGGACCTCGGGCGCCCAGCACGCCGACTGGGGCATCTGCCTGGCGCGCACGGACCCCGACGCCCCGCAGCACCGCGGCATCACCTACTTCCTCGTCGACATGCGGAACTCGCCGGGCATCGAGGTGCGCCCGCTGCGCGAGATGACCGGCGACGCGCTTTTCAACGAGGTGTTCCTCGACGACGTCTTCGTCCCCGACGACTGCGTGGTCGCGCAGCCGGGGGACGGCTGGCGCCTGGCCCGCACCACGCTCGCCAACGAGCGCGTCGCGATGGCCTCCAGCCGACTGGGCAAGAGCACCGAGCGGGCCGTGGAGCTCGCCGCCGGGGGTCTCAGTGAGGCGGAGCTGGTCAAGGTCGGCCGCGCGGTCGCCCTGGCCACGGTCTGCTCGCTGCTCGGCGTCCGCACCGTGATGCGCTCGCTCGCCGGGCAGGGCCCCGGCCCGGAGTCGTCGGTGGCCAAGCTGCTCGGCGTCCGCAGCCGTCAGGAGGGCTCCGAGCTCGTCGTCGCGCTCCAGTCCGACCGGCTGGTGGTCCCCGACGCGCAGCTGCGTGCCGACGTGTGGGAGATGCTCAGCACTCGCTGCCTCTCGATCGCCGGCGGCACCACCCAGATCCTGCGCAACATCGCCGGCGAGCGGATCCTCGGCCTGCCCCGCTGA
- a CDS encoding class I SAM-dependent methyltransferase yields the protein MPADLLAHAREAKGFMPEDEGLLLHRAARERLAHGPVLEVGTYCGKSAIYLGAAAREVGGPQAVVFTVDHHRGSEENQAGWEHHDPTLVEAETGLMDTLPVFRRTLAHAGLEDQVVAVVGRSTTVSAHWRTPLSLLFIDGGHAEEHAQNDYSGWAPWLMPGGLLVIHDVFPDPADGGQPPYHVFLRALASGAFTEVEAVGSMRVLRRSAGVAGDPVG from the coding sequence ATGCCCGCCGACCTGCTCGCCCACGCCCGCGAAGCCAAGGGCTTCATGCCCGAGGACGAGGGCCTGCTGCTTCACCGTGCCGCGCGCGAGCGTCTCGCGCACGGTCCGGTCCTGGAGGTCGGGACCTACTGCGGGAAGTCGGCGATCTACCTCGGCGCCGCCGCCCGCGAGGTGGGCGGTCCGCAGGCGGTCGTGTTCACCGTCGACCACCACCGCGGCTCCGAGGAGAACCAGGCCGGCTGGGAGCACCACGACCCGACGCTGGTCGAGGCCGAGACCGGCCTGATGGACACGCTCCCGGTCTTCCGCCGCACCCTCGCGCACGCCGGGCTGGAGGACCAGGTCGTCGCGGTGGTCGGGCGCAGCACCACCGTCAGCGCCCACTGGCGTACGCCGCTCTCGCTGCTGTTCATCGACGGCGGGCACGCCGAGGAGCACGCCCAGAACGACTACTCCGGCTGGGCGCCGTGGCTGATGCCCGGCGGCCTGCTGGTGATCCACGACGTCTTCCCGGACCCCGCGGACGGCGGGCAGCCGCCTTACCACGTGTTCCTGCGGGCGCTCGCGAGCGGTGCGTTCACCGAGGTCGAGGCCGTCGGCTCGATGCGGGTGCTGCGCCGCTCAGCCGGCGTGGCCGGAGACCCCGTCGGCTGA
- a CDS encoding prenyltransferase codes for MPEGPVSPVDLARVPWVQGVLTAADVAETAASIARMQEPCGSVPWTTGEHTDIWNHVEAAMAMLVGGQVEAAERAYDWVPTMQRADGSWPMKIVGGEVEDPRGEVNMSAYFAVGLWHHWLVRSDIAFVHRHWDSVRAGLDWVVSQQLAFGGINWTPEEEGALLAGSSSIYQSLRAGVALADLLGDPQPEWELAGGRLGHALREHRDLFLDKAKHSMDWYYPVLGGAVRGTHGLAMIDAKWEHFVRPGLGILCVDTNPWVTGAETCELVMALDNLGDHARAKQLFADMQHLRAEDGKYWTGWVYGDDVNWPPEWTTYTAAAVVLAADALGETYGHSTPGSGIMRGSSLAPHFRELALECGCPSPEVSADGVSGHAG; via the coding sequence ATGCCTGAGGGCCCCGTCTCCCCGGTCGACCTCGCCCGGGTGCCGTGGGTGCAGGGCGTCCTGACCGCCGCCGACGTGGCCGAGACCGCGGCGTCGATCGCGCGGATGCAGGAGCCCTGCGGATCGGTGCCGTGGACGACCGGCGAGCACACCGACATCTGGAACCACGTCGAGGCCGCCATGGCGATGCTCGTCGGCGGCCAGGTCGAGGCCGCCGAGCGGGCCTACGACTGGGTGCCCACCATGCAGCGCGCCGACGGCTCGTGGCCGATGAAGATCGTCGGCGGCGAGGTCGAGGACCCACGCGGCGAGGTCAACATGTCGGCGTACTTCGCGGTGGGGCTGTGGCACCACTGGCTGGTGCGCTCCGACATCGCCTTCGTGCACCGGCACTGGGACTCGGTGCGCGCCGGGCTGGACTGGGTGGTCTCCCAGCAGCTGGCTTTCGGCGGGATCAACTGGACGCCGGAGGAGGAGGGCGCGCTGCTGGCCGGCTCCTCGAGCATCTACCAGTCGCTGCGGGCCGGGGTGGCGCTCGCCGACCTGCTCGGTGACCCGCAGCCGGAGTGGGAGCTCGCCGGCGGCCGGCTCGGGCACGCGCTGCGCGAGCACCGCGACCTGTTCCTGGACAAGGCCAAGCACTCGATGGACTGGTACTACCCCGTCCTCGGCGGCGCCGTGCGCGGCACCCACGGCCTGGCGATGATCGACGCCAAGTGGGAGCACTTCGTGCGTCCCGGGCTCGGCATCCTCTGTGTCGACACCAACCCCTGGGTCACGGGCGCGGAGACCTGCGAGCTGGTGATGGCCCTGGACAACCTGGGCGACCACGCGCGGGCCAAGCAGCTGTTCGCCGACATGCAGCACCTGCGTGCCGAGGACGGCAAGTACTGGACCGGCTGGGTCTACGGCGACGACGTCAACTGGCCGCCGGAGTGGACGACGTACACCGCCGCCGCGGTGGTGCTCGCCGCCGACGCGCTGGGGGAGACCTACGGGCACAGCACGCCCGGCTCGGGGATCATGCGCGGCTCGTCGTTGGCCCCGCACTTCCGCGAGCTGGCGCTGGAGTGCGGCTGCCCCTCGCCGGAGGTCTCAGCCGACGGGGTCTCCGGCCACGCCGGCTGA
- a CDS encoding class I SAM-dependent methyltransferase, which translates to MLTVDFDRLGLRPGDRVLDMGCGAGRHAFEMYRRGGDVIAFDMDADELAKVRELFVAMKEAGEVPAGAEADVKEGDALALPFADGEFDRIVAAEVLEHIPADIQAIQELVRVLRPGGTLAVSVPRWFPEVVNWKLSDDYHNVEGGHIRIYTDKELTDKVTKAGLEYEGRDYAHGLHSPYWWIKCAVGVENDEHPLARAYHKLLVWEIMKQPKALRLAGKVLDPLIGKSMVLYFRKPEAADA; encoded by the coding sequence ATGCTGACCGTTGATTTCGACCGGCTCGGGCTGCGCCCCGGCGACCGGGTCCTCGACATGGGCTGTGGCGCCGGCCGCCACGCCTTCGAGATGTACCGCCGCGGCGGCGACGTCATCGCCTTCGACATGGACGCCGACGAGCTGGCCAAGGTGCGCGAGCTGTTCGTCGCGATGAAGGAGGCCGGCGAGGTCCCGGCCGGCGCCGAGGCCGACGTCAAGGAGGGCGACGCCCTGGCGCTGCCGTTCGCCGACGGCGAGTTCGACCGCATCGTCGCCGCCGAGGTGCTCGAGCACATCCCCGCCGACATCCAGGCGATCCAGGAGCTGGTCCGGGTGCTGCGCCCGGGCGGCACGCTGGCGGTGTCGGTGCCGCGATGGTTCCCCGAGGTCGTGAACTGGAAGCTCTCCGACGACTACCACAACGTCGAGGGCGGCCACATCCGCATCTACACCGACAAGGAGCTGACCGACAAGGTCACCAAGGCCGGGTTGGAGTACGAGGGTCGCGACTACGCCCACGGCCTGCACTCGCCTTACTGGTGGATCAAGTGCGCGGTCGGCGTCGAGAACGACGAGCACCCGCTGGCCCGCGCCTACCACAAGCTGCTGGTCTGGGAGATCATGAAGCAGCCCAAGGCGCTGCGGCTCGCGGGCAAGGTGCTGGACCCGCTGATCGGCAAGAGCATGGTGCTGTACTTCCGCAAGCCCGAGGCCGCCGATGCCTGA
- a CDS encoding glycosyltransferase family 4 protein encodes MRIAMLSYRSHPHTGGQGIYLRHLSRELANLGHQVEVISGQPYPELDHPGVTLTKLPSLDLYRQPDPFRVPKRREFRDRIDVEEFATMCIAGFPEPKTFSLRAARHLADRVEDFDIVHDNQVLGYGMLEIEKLGLPLITTLHHPITFDRRIDIAQTRNPWRKFTLWRWYGFLRMQAKVARAARRIMTPSEASKRDIAKDFGVDPARMQVILLGVDDGFVPPTKPRVPGRILAMASADAPMKGISTLLEAFAKLRTERDLELVLVTKPRPGGRTEKLIDKLAITDSVRFVSGVSDAELVELMGSAEIACVPSLYEGFSLPTAELMACATPLVVSRAGAIPEVVGPDGECADLVTPGDVGELGTAIAALLDDPERRERMGRAGRKRVEELFSWRAVAVKVAAAYEDVIAEYRREQEEHTDADR; translated from the coding sequence GTGCGGATCGCGATGCTGTCCTACCGCAGCCATCCCCACACCGGCGGGCAGGGCATCTACCTGCGCCACCTGAGCCGGGAGCTGGCCAACCTGGGGCACCAGGTCGAGGTCATCTCCGGCCAGCCCTACCCCGAGCTCGACCACCCCGGCGTCACGCTGACCAAGCTGCCGAGCCTCGACCTCTACCGTCAGCCGGACCCGTTCCGCGTGCCGAAGCGTCGCGAGTTCCGCGACCGCATCGACGTGGAGGAGTTCGCCACGATGTGCATCGCCGGGTTCCCGGAGCCGAAGACCTTCAGCCTGCGCGCCGCGCGGCACCTCGCGGACCGCGTCGAGGACTTCGACATCGTCCACGACAACCAGGTCCTCGGCTACGGCATGCTCGAGATCGAGAAGCTGGGTCTGCCGCTGATCACCACGCTGCACCACCCGATCACCTTCGACCGGCGCATCGACATCGCCCAGACCCGCAACCCCTGGCGCAAGTTCACCCTGTGGCGCTGGTACGGCTTCCTGCGGATGCAGGCCAAGGTGGCCCGGGCCGCCCGCCGGATCATGACGCCCTCGGAGGCCTCCAAGCGCGACATCGCGAAGGACTTCGGCGTCGACCCGGCCCGCATGCAGGTCATCCTGCTCGGCGTCGACGACGGGTTCGTGCCGCCGACGAAGCCGCGGGTGCCCGGCCGGATCCTGGCGATGGCCAGCGCCGACGCCCCGATGAAGGGCATCTCCACGCTGCTCGAGGCGTTCGCCAAGCTGCGTACCGAGCGCGACCTGGAGCTGGTGCTCGTCACCAAGCCGCGTCCGGGCGGTCGCACCGAGAAGCTCATCGACAAGCTCGCCATCACCGACTCGGTCCGCTTCGTGTCGGGTGTCAGCGACGCCGAGCTCGTGGAGCTGATGGGGTCGGCGGAGATCGCCTGCGTCCCCTCGCTCTACGAGGGCTTCTCTCTGCCGACCGCCGAGCTGATGGCGTGCGCGACCCCGCTGGTCGTCTCGCGCGCCGGCGCAATCCCGGAGGTCGTCGGGCCGGACGGCGAGTGCGCCGACCTGGTCACCCCGGGCGACGTCGGTGAGCTCGGTACGGCGATCGCCGCCCTGCTCGACGACCCCGAGCGCCGCGAGCGGATGGGGCGCGCGGGACGCAAGCGCGTCGAGGAGCTGTTCAGCTGGCGGGCGGTGGCCGTGAAGGTCGCTGCCGCCTATGAGGACGTCATCGCCGAGTACCGGCGCGAGCAGGAGGAGCACACCGATGCTGACCGTTGA
- a CDS encoding TetR family transcriptional regulator, whose product MSSANSLSVEELGSAAQRERRKRILDATIDLASQGGFDAVQMRAVAERADVALGTLYRYFPSKIHLLVSALSRELERAELVLRDRPAVGDTPAERVINILKRTSRGMQGDSHLTEALTRSFMFADASVAQEIHGVGMILTRMMTRAMHPGREEFTEDDVAIARVLGDVWLSALVAWVTGRNTAEQTARHIEVAVNLLLRER is encoded by the coding sequence GTGAGCAGCGCCAACTCGCTGAGTGTCGAGGAGCTTGGATCCGCCGCCCAGCGCGAGCGGCGCAAGCGGATCCTGGACGCCACGATCGACCTCGCCTCCCAGGGCGGTTTCGATGCCGTCCAGATGCGGGCGGTCGCCGAGCGCGCGGACGTCGCCCTCGGGACGCTCTACCGCTACTTCCCCTCCAAGATCCACCTGCTGGTGTCCGCGCTGAGCCGCGAGCTCGAGCGTGCCGAGCTGGTGCTCCGCGACCGTCCCGCCGTCGGCGACACCCCGGCCGAGCGCGTCATCAACATCTTGAAGCGGACCAGCCGCGGCATGCAGGGCGACTCCCACCTCACCGAGGCGCTGACCCGGTCGTTCATGTTCGCCGACGCCTCGGTCGCCCAGGAGATCCACGGCGTCGGGATGATCCTCACCCGGATGATGACCCGGGCGATGCACCCCGGCCGCGAGGAGTTCACCGAGGACGACGTCGCGATCGCCCGGGTGCTCGGCGACGTGTGGCTCTCCGCGCTGGTCGCGTGGGTCACCGGTCGCAACACCGCCGAGCAGACCGCCCGTCACATCGAGGTCGCGGTCAACCTGCTGCTGCGCGAGCGCTGA
- a CDS encoding pyridoxamine 5'-phosphate oxidase family protein yields the protein MAKQRTQIVMTDQEIEAFLSEQRNATVATVGPQGAVHLVAMWYAHLDGTIYLETKGKSQKALNLRRDGRMSFLVEAGQTYDQLRGVALEGTGVLVEDDPELLWDVCVNVFERYNGPYSEELRPFVETMTHNRAVVRLDVDRVRSWDHRKLGLPAMELGGTTAASVGA from the coding sequence ATGGCCAAGCAGCGCACCCAGATCGTCATGACCGACCAGGAGATCGAGGCCTTCCTCAGCGAGCAGCGCAACGCCACGGTCGCCACCGTCGGCCCGCAGGGCGCGGTCCACCTCGTGGCGATGTGGTACGCCCACCTCGACGGCACGATCTACCTGGAGACCAAGGGCAAGTCGCAGAAGGCGCTCAACCTGCGACGCGACGGCCGGATGAGCTTCCTGGTGGAGGCCGGGCAGACCTACGACCAGCTGCGCGGGGTGGCCCTCGAGGGCACCGGCGTGCTCGTCGAGGACGACCCCGAGCTGCTGTGGGACGTGTGCGTCAACGTCTTCGAGCGCTACAACGGGCCCTACTCCGAGGAGCTGCGCCCGTTCGTGGAGACGATGACCCACAACCGGGCCGTCGTACGCCTCGACGTGGACCGGGTGCGCAGCTGGGACCACCGCAAGCTCGGTCTGCCCGCGATGGAGCTCGGTGGTACGACGGCCGCCTCGGTCGGCGCCTGA
- a CDS encoding SDR family NAD(P)-dependent oxidoreductase: MGRLAGKVAIVTGAAMGQGAGIARAYVEEGARVVLADVAKDAGQDLATALGESAHFVHHDVSDAASWAGVVEETERRFGPVSVLANNAGILRFGQIDSMPVADVETLFRVNQLGCFLGMQAVVPTMRAQGGGAIVNASSVEGLAGMAGCTAYAATKWAIRGMTKCAAMELGPHGIRVNSVHPGMIDTPMTRVHGGDAAMEYGASRVPLRRVGLPGDVAPLYVFLASEESAYINGAEISVDGGVTATHAFGG; this comes from the coding sequence ATGGGGCGGCTGGCCGGCAAGGTCGCGATCGTCACCGGCGCGGCCATGGGCCAGGGCGCCGGCATTGCCCGCGCCTACGTCGAGGAGGGAGCCCGGGTGGTGCTGGCCGACGTCGCGAAGGACGCTGGGCAGGACCTCGCGACGGCGCTGGGGGAGTCCGCGCACTTCGTGCACCACGACGTCAGCGACGCTGCGTCCTGGGCGGGGGTCGTGGAGGAGACCGAGCGCCGCTTCGGACCGGTCTCGGTGCTCGCCAACAACGCGGGGATCCTGCGATTCGGCCAGATCGACTCGATGCCGGTGGCCGACGTGGAGACGCTGTTCCGGGTCAACCAGCTCGGCTGCTTCCTCGGCATGCAGGCGGTGGTGCCGACGATGCGTGCCCAGGGCGGCGGCGCGATCGTGAACGCCTCGTCGGTCGAGGGCCTCGCCGGGATGGCCGGGTGCACGGCGTACGCCGCGACGAAGTGGGCGATCCGTGGCATGACCAAGTGCGCCGCGATGGAGCTCGGGCCGCACGGCATCCGGGTCAACTCGGTGCATCCCGGGATGATCGACACCCCGATGACGCGGGTCCACGGGGGCGACGCCGCGATGGAGTACGGCGCCTCGCGCGTGCCGCTGCGCCGCGTCGGTCTGCCCGGCGACGTCGCCCCGCTCTACGTCTTCCTCGCCAGCGAGGAGAGCGCCTACATCAACGGCGCCGAGATCTCCGTCGACGGCGGCGTCACCGCGACGCACGCCTTCGGCGGCTGA
- a CDS encoding 3-oxoacyl-ACP reductase encodes MAAPLDPRLSLDGRVAVVTGAGAGLGRAEALALADAGARVVLNDLPGAADQVAEEIRSRGGQVRVVEGDVAERRTADEMLAAAVDGFGSLDVVVNNAGMTRDRMLFNMSDEEWDAIIRVHLRGHFLLSRNAASYWRGLAKETGAPVYGRVVNTASEAFLAGPPGQANYAAAKAGIVALTMSTARSLERIGVRANAICPRARTAMTAEVFGADESGAEVDPYSPAHVAPVVAYLASPAAATITGQVFVVYGGMVALVAAPVVEQRFDSSGTVWDLAELDKQVGSHFEGREPGRGFAADSIMELEL; translated from the coding sequence GTGGCTGCTCCGCTGGATCCCCGACTGTCCCTCGACGGCCGGGTGGCCGTGGTGACCGGCGCCGGTGCCGGGCTCGGCCGCGCCGAGGCGCTCGCCCTCGCCGACGCCGGCGCCCGGGTGGTGCTCAACGACCTGCCCGGTGCCGCCGACCAGGTCGCCGAGGAGATCCGCTCGCGCGGTGGCCAGGTTCGCGTCGTCGAGGGCGACGTCGCCGAGCGGCGCACCGCCGACGAGATGCTCGCCGCGGCCGTCGACGGCTTCGGCTCCCTCGACGTGGTCGTCAACAACGCCGGCATGACCCGGGACCGGATGTTGTTCAACATGAGCGACGAGGAGTGGGACGCGATCATCCGCGTCCACCTGCGCGGGCACTTCCTGCTCTCGCGCAACGCCGCGTCGTACTGGCGCGGGCTGGCCAAGGAGACCGGCGCGCCGGTCTACGGGCGGGTCGTCAACACCGCCTCGGAGGCGTTCCTCGCGGGGCCGCCCGGCCAGGCGAACTATGCGGCCGCCAAGGCCGGCATCGTCGCGCTGACGATGTCCACCGCACGGTCCCTGGAGCGGATCGGGGTGCGGGCCAACGCGATCTGCCCCCGCGCCCGCACCGCGATGACCGCAGAGGTCTTCGGCGCCGACGAGTCCGGCGCCGAGGTCGACCCGTACTCGCCGGCCCACGTCGCCCCGGTCGTGGCCTACCTCGCCTCGCCTGCGGCCGCGACGATCACCGGGCAGGTCTTCGTCGTGTACGGCGGGATGGTCGCCCTGGTCGCGGCGCCGGTCGTCGAGCAGCGCTTCGACTCGAGCGGGACCGTGTGGGACCTCGCCGAGCTCGACAAGCAGGTCGGCTCGCACTTCGAGGGCCGCGAGCCCGGCCGCGGGTTCGCCGCGGACTCGATCATGGAGCTGGAGCTGTGA
- a CDS encoding ferredoxin, with amino-acid sequence MRIKVDFDLCESNGLCEAMAPEVFELDDDDFLQLKVEETTPENVDEVKRAAAACPRAAITLEG; translated from the coding sequence ATGCGGATCAAGGTCGACTTCGACCTGTGCGAGTCCAACGGACTCTGCGAGGCGATGGCCCCTGAGGTGTTCGAGCTGGACGACGACGACTTCCTCCAGCTCAAGGTCGAGGAGACCACGCCGGAGAACGTCGATGAGGTCAAGCGCGCCGCGGCGGCCTGCCCGCGCGCGGCGATCACCCTGGAGGGCTGA
- a CDS encoding NAD(P)/FAD-dependent oxidoreductase — MTVDTDLLIIGAGPTGLFAAYYAGFRGLRTAVVDSLPELGGQVTAMYPEKQILDIAGFPSVKGRDLVAGLVEQANTAKPDYLLERTAQTLEHDDDGVTVGLDDGTEVRAGAVLITAGIGRFSPRPLPAGEGWLGRGLEFFVPSFAPYAGRDVVIVGGGDSAFDWALHLEPVAASVTLVHRRDAFRAHARTVEQVRESSVRILTNAEVSALRGERTLEEVDVVIGGETTTHPAQAVVAALGFIADLGPIQEWGLEVSKRHVVVDPSMRTSLPRVFAAGDVTEYPGKVRLIAVGFGEAATAVNNAAVAIDPSAKVFPGHSSEGS, encoded by the coding sequence GTGACCGTGGACACAGACCTCCTGATCATCGGCGCCGGCCCCACTGGGCTCTTCGCCGCCTACTACGCGGGCTTCCGCGGCCTGCGGACGGCGGTGGTCGACTCGCTGCCCGAGCTCGGCGGCCAGGTCACCGCGATGTACCCCGAGAAGCAGATCCTCGACATTGCCGGTTTCCCCTCGGTCAAGGGCCGCGACCTGGTCGCCGGCCTGGTCGAGCAGGCCAACACCGCCAAGCCCGACTACCTCCTCGAGCGCACCGCGCAGACCCTCGAGCACGACGACGACGGCGTCACCGTCGGGCTCGACGACGGCACCGAGGTGCGTGCCGGGGCGGTGCTGATCACCGCCGGCATCGGCCGGTTCTCCCCGCGCCCGCTGCCGGCAGGTGAGGGCTGGCTGGGGCGGGGTCTGGAGTTCTTCGTCCCGAGCTTCGCGCCGTACGCCGGCCGCGACGTGGTCATCGTCGGCGGCGGCGACAGCGCGTTCGACTGGGCGCTGCACCTCGAGCCGGTTGCCGCGTCGGTGACCCTGGTGCACCGCCGCGACGCCTTCCGCGCCCACGCGCGCACCGTCGAGCAGGTCCGGGAGTCGTCGGTGCGGATCCTCACCAACGCCGAGGTGAGTGCCCTGCGCGGCGAGCGCACGCTCGAGGAGGTTGACGTCGTCATCGGCGGCGAGACCACCACGCATCCGGCCCAGGCCGTGGTCGCCGCGCTCGGCTTCATCGCCGACCTCGGCCCCATCCAGGAGTGGGGCCTGGAGGTGTCCAAGCGGCACGTGGTCGTCGACCCCTCGATGCGCACCAGCCTGCCGCGGGTCTTCGCGGCCGGCGACGTCACCGAATACCCCGGCAAGGTGCGCCTGATCGCCGTCGGGTTCGGTGAGGCCGCGACCGCGGTCAACAACGCTGCCGTGGCGATCGACCCGAGCGCCAAGGTGTTCCCCGGTCACTCGAGTGAAGGAAGCTAG